Below is a window of Rhodoglobus vestalii DNA.
TCATGCCCTCAGTCTTGCCGGTCGCGGCCCGATCACCGGGGGAAACCCGCAAGTGGGCTGTGTTCTCGTGAATGCTGCTGGCGAGATCGTTGCTGAAGGCTGGCATCACGGCGCTGGCACTCCCCACGCCGAACTAGACGCGCTCTCCAACCTGAGTGGCCCTGCGGCGGGCCTGACCGCGATCGTCACTCTTGAACCCTGCAACCACCATGGTCATACTGGGCCGTGCTCAGAGGCGTTGATCGCTGCAGGAATGTCGCGTGTGGTGTTCGCCGTGTCTGACCCGAACAAGTGCGCCGGTGGGGGTGGCGAGCGCTTGCGTGCTGCCGGTGTCGACGTCGTTAGTGGTGTTGCCGAGGCCGAAGCGACCGAGTTTTTGCACGGCTGGCTCACCGCTATCCACCATGAGCGGCCGCATGTCACAGTGAAGTGGGCGTCGAGCTTAGACGGTCGTGCAGCGGCGGCCGATGGCACAAGCCAGTGGATCACGGGTACTGCTGCCCGTCAGCACGTGCACGAGCAGCGTGCCCGTGCTGATGCGATTGTCGTCGGCACCGGCACTGTGCTCGCGGATGACCCGAGCCTGACCGCGCGGGGTGACGCCGGCGAGCTTCTTGAGTGGCAACCGCAGCCGGTGGTGCTGGGGCGGCGTGAGATTCCGGCGGGCGCGCAGCTTCGCGAGCACGCCCACGCCCTTCAGCAGTTCGACGGCAGCGACCTAAACGCCACACTTGCCGAACTGTTTGAGGCGGGCATCCGGCGCATCTTTGTGGAAGGTGGCCCCACGATTGCCAGCGCGTTCATTGCGGCCGGGCTGGCGGATGAACTGCTCGTCTACTTGGCCCCGAAACTGCTGGGCGGCCCTATGGTGGCGCTCGGCGAGTTGGGGGTTTCCACGATTGCTGAAGCGAAGGCGCTCAGCATCACCGAACTTCGCCCCCTGGGCAATGATGTGCTGATTGTCGCCCGACCGGCGACGGAAACGATGGTCGCCCGCTCGGCGACGGCGACAGGAGAGTAACCGTGTTTACTGGAATCATTGAAGAGCTAGGCGAGGTTGTCGATTTCGCCGCCACCGCAGATGGCGCACGACTCACTGTTCGTGCGCCCGGTGCGGTGCTGGATGCCAGCCACGGTGACTCGATCAGCGTGAGCGGCGTGTGCCTCACCGTTGTCGATCAGGGCCCGGACTGGTTCACGGCCGACGTGATGGGTGTCACCATCGACATGAGTACCCTGGGTGCGATTGCGGCCGGCGAGCATGTGAACATCGAACGCGCCATGCAGGTCGGTGATCGCCTGGGTGGTCACATCGTGCAGGGCCATATTGATGGCACCAGCACTGTGCTGAGTGTCACGGATGAGGGCAGCTGGCGCGTTCTGCGTTTCAGTCTCACCCCGGAGCTGGCCCCGCTGGTTGCGCGCAAGGGGTCGATTGCTGTGCACGGTGTTTCGCTCACGGTGAGTGCTGTGGGCCGCGACTGGTTTGAGGTTTCGCTGATTCCTGAAACCCTCACCGCTACAACGTTGGGGGCGCTCGCGGTGGGCGCCGCCGTCAATATCGAGACAGACATTCTGGCGCGCCATGTGGCCCGGATGGCTGAGTTCACCGACGCAACTGTGCGTCATGAGAGGACCGAGTCATGAGTCTGGCCACTATCCCTGAAGCCATCGAAGAGTTGCGCGCGGGTCGACCCGTTATCGTCGCCGACGATGAGGGTCGCGAGAACGAGGGCGATGTCATCATCTCGGCCGAACTCGCCAGCCAAGAGTGGATTGCGTGGATGGTGCGCCACTCGTCCGGGTTCATTTGCGCTCCCATGACCAACGAGATTGCTGACGCGTTGGCTTTGCCTCCCATGGTGAACGTCAACGAAGACCCCCGTGGCACCGCCTACACAGTTTCGGTGGATGCCGCCGCACGCCTCAGCACCGGCATCAGTGCTGCCGACCGCGCCCACACCCTGCGGGTGCTCGCCGACCCGCTCTCGATGCCGGCAAGCCTCCACCGTCCAGGCCACATCTTGCCACTGCGGGCGGTCGATGGTGGTGTCCGTGAGCGTGACGGCCACACCGAGGCATCCGTCGATCTCATGAAACTCGCGGGCCTGCGCCCGGTCGCTGCAATCGCTGAGATTGTGCACGACGCTGGTGAGATGATGCGTCTGCCCGAACTGATTAAGTTTGGTGCGCGCGAGGGCGTGCTCGTGATCACGATTGTTGATCTGATGCACTGGCTCGATGAGTACCGGTGCGACACCATTGCGGTCCCGATGGAGCCTGTCCCGGAGATGGCGCGGGTGTCATTCGAGGTTGAGACGACAATCCCCACCACACATGGGTCATTTACGGTGCGCGCCTACCGTGACAACTCCACCGGTGCCGACCATGTTGCCCTCATTTCTCCGGGAACCCTTGATCACATCGGTGATGAACCCACCCTTGTGCGGGTGCATTCGGAGTGCCTCACGGGCGAAGCCTTCGGTTCGCTCAAGTGTGAGTGCGGCCCCCAACTTGATGCTGCGCTTGAGACTGTGCAGCGTGACGGTGGTGCGGTCATTTACCTGCGCGGCCATGAGGGTCGTGGCATTGGGCTCGTGAACAAACTGCGGGCGTATCGTCTGCAGGAAGATGGGCTCGACACGCTCGATGCGAACCTAGCGTTGGGCTTGCCTGCTGATTCTCGCGACTATGGTGCCGCCGTCGGCATCCTCAAGGATTTGGGCATTTCAGCGGTGCGCTTACTCAGCAACAACCCGGAGAAGAAGCGTCAGCTTGAGGAGCGGGGGGTTCTGGTTGCTGACTTCGTCCCCTTGGTTGTTGGCGTAGGCGCAAACAATGAGGGTTACCTCGAAACTAAGCGTGACCGTATGGGCCACGCACTTCCATCAACGGCTGTGCTCGATGAGGCACGGCTGAGCAACAAGAGAGGCGTACTATGAGCGGCTCAGGTTCCCCCGAAATCGCTACCGATGCTACCGGCCTGAAGGTCACGATTGTTGCTGGTCACTGGCATGAGGAGATCGCTAATGGTCTGCTCGCTGGTGCGCACCGCGCGCTAGCTGCGGCCGGTGCTGACGTGACCGAGATTCGTGTTCCTGGCAGCTTCGAGCTCCCCGTCGCGAGCAAAGCAGCACTCGATGCTGGGGCGGACGCCGTGGTTGCGCTCGGCGTGATCATCCGTGGCGGAACACCCCACTTTGAATACGTTTCGGATGCCGCAACCAGCGGTCTCACGCAGGTGTCGATCCTCACCGGCAAGCCTGTCGGTTTTGGTGTGCTCACGTTGGATGATGAGCAGCAGGGACTCGACCGTGCCGGGCTTGAGGGTTCGAAAGAGGATAAGGGCGAAGAAGCCGCAAACGCGGCTATTGCGACTGCGGTGCTGCTGCGTCAGATTCGCGGGGCGTAGCTGCACTTGTGAATACGCCCGAACCACCCGCACCCCGCCGTTTTCCGCGCCGTGTCTATGGTGCCGGCAGCGAGCCGGATGCCCGCTTCAGTTTGGCCAACGAACGCACGTTCCTGGCGTGGATTCGCACCGCCCTCGCACTGATCTCTGCGGGTGTCGCGCTTGAGGCGTTCGTCTTGCCGATCGCACCGGCCTTCCGGTTGGGCGCTTCGCTGCTGCTCATCTTGCTCGGCGTTGTTGTTGCGGGCCTGCTGCTGGCGATTGGCTTGCTAATCCAGTGACCCGCACCTTCGATCGCCCCTTCGATGCCGGGCTGCAGGCGGAACGCACCGCCCTGGCCTGGCAGCGCACCGTGCTGTCATTCGCGATTGCCGCGCTCATCTCGGCCCGGCTCCTGCTGAACACCGTCAGCGGGGGCAGCTATGCCGTAGCAGCTATTGGCCTCGTGATGACTGCGGTGCTGTTCTGGGTGGGGCACCGTCAATACCGCGCCGTGCATACGACCCTGGTTCAGGCATCCACTGATCGGGTTCGACTCACCAGTGCCGCACCACTGTTTCTGTGGGCACTTGCCGTATTTGTGCTCGCAATTCTGGGTGCAGTGTTTGCTCTCTTGGGGGTTCGGGCTCCCCAACTCACGGTGTAGCCAATGCCCTTTCAGATACACCGGATGCTGTACGCAGCACCCAGTCAGAAGGCATAGTGTTTTAGAGGCTGATTGCTGATGCCGATGCCGCCGAATGGGTGCGGCACCTTTGCGCTATTTCCTTTGGGATCGACACACCTCATGAGCTCGACTTCACACACGTCAACACCTCGCCGCGGCCGCTCCACTTCCCGCGACAACCCCGACGACGGCCCCCGCGCCAGGTTCAGCGAACTGCTGCCCTACCTCTTCGAGCACCGCAAGGTGTTGGTGATCGTCATCATCTTGAGCCTCCTCGGTGCTGGCGCGTCACTCGCCCAGCCGCTGCTGGTCAGTCAGGTCATCACCATCGTTGAGGCCGGCAAATCGCTCGGCACACTCGTGTGGGTGCTCGTTGGTCTCGTTGTGGCATCAGGGCTCATCAGTGGTTTTCAGCACTACCTTCTGCAGCGCACCGGTGAAGGCGTCGTGCTGTCGAGCCGTCGCCGTTTAGTGAGCCGGATGCTCAACCTTCCCATCTCCGAGTTCGACCGTCGCCGCACCGGTGACCTCGTTTCCCGTGTTGGCAGTGACACCACCCTGCTGCGTGCCGTGCTCACCCAGGGACTCGTGGAAGCAATCGGTGGCTCGGTCACGTTCATCGGTGCCCTCATTGCGATGCTCATCATCGACCCCGTGCTGCTGGGGCTCACCGTGCTGGTAATCGCCATCGCCGTGGTGACCGTGACAACTCTGTCGCGTCGCATCCGGGTGGCGAGCCAAAAAGCTCAGCGTAAGGTCGGTGATCTCGCTGCTGCCGTGGAGCGTGCAATCTCCGCGGTGCGCACCGTGCGAGCATCCAATGCCACCGAGCGTGAGATTAAGGCTGTGGAAAAGGATGCCGTTGGCGCC
It encodes the following:
- a CDS encoding DUF202 domain-containing protein, with the protein product MTRTFDRPFDAGLQAERTALAWQRTVLSFAIAALISARLLLNTVSGGSYAVAAIGLVMTAVLFWVGHRQYRAVHTTLVQASTDRVRLTSAAPLFLWALAVFVLAILGAVFALLGVRAPQLTV
- the ribB gene encoding 3,4-dihydroxy-2-butanone-4-phosphate synthase; translated protein: MSLATIPEAIEELRAGRPVIVADDEGRENEGDVIISAELASQEWIAWMVRHSSGFICAPMTNEIADALALPPMVNVNEDPRGTAYTVSVDAAARLSTGISAADRAHTLRVLADPLSMPASLHRPGHILPLRAVDGGVRERDGHTEASVDLMKLAGLRPVAAIAEIVHDAGEMMRLPELIKFGAREGVLVITIVDLMHWLDEYRCDTIAVPMEPVPEMARVSFEVETTIPTTHGSFTVRAYRDNSTGADHVALISPGTLDHIGDEPTLVRVHSECLTGEAFGSLKCECGPQLDAALETVQRDGGAVIYLRGHEGRGIGLVNKLRAYRLQEDGLDTLDANLALGLPADSRDYGAAVGILKDLGISAVRLLSNNPEKKRQLEERGVLVADFVPLVVGVGANNEGYLETKRDRMGHALPSTAVLDEARLSNKRGVL
- the ribD gene encoding bifunctional diaminohydroxyphosphoribosylaminopyrimidine deaminase/5-amino-6-(5-phosphoribosylamino)uracil reductase RibD; this translates as MTTLEQQAQDTKLMLHALSLAGRGPITGGNPQVGCVLVNAAGEIVAEGWHHGAGTPHAELDALSNLSGPAAGLTAIVTLEPCNHHGHTGPCSEALIAAGMSRVVFAVSDPNKCAGGGGERLRAAGVDVVSGVAEAEATEFLHGWLTAIHHERPHVTVKWASSLDGRAAAADGTSQWITGTAARQHVHEQRARADAIVVGTGTVLADDPSLTARGDAGELLEWQPQPVVLGRREIPAGAQLREHAHALQQFDGSDLNATLAELFEAGIRRIFVEGGPTIASAFIAAGLADELLVYLAPKLLGGPMVALGELGVSTIAEAKALSITELRPLGNDVLIVARPATETMVARSATATGE
- the ribH gene encoding 6,7-dimethyl-8-ribityllumazine synthase, yielding MSGSGSPEIATDATGLKVTIVAGHWHEEIANGLLAGAHRALAAAGADVTEIRVPGSFELPVASKAALDAGADAVVALGVIIRGGTPHFEYVSDAATSGLTQVSILTGKPVGFGVLTLDDEQQGLDRAGLEGSKEDKGEEAANAAIATAVLLRQIRGA
- a CDS encoding riboflavin synthase, which encodes MFTGIIEELGEVVDFAATADGARLTVRAPGAVLDASHGDSISVSGVCLTVVDQGPDWFTADVMGVTIDMSTLGAIAAGEHVNIERAMQVGDRLGGHIVQGHIDGTSTVLSVTDEGSWRVLRFSLTPELAPLVARKGSIAVHGVSLTVSAVGRDWFEVSLIPETLTATTLGALAVGAAVNIETDILARHVARMAEFTDATVRHERTES